GTTCTCCCTTCCAAGCCATTAGCTGAAAGAAACAGTATCTTAAACCTATGCCATCTGTACAAGTACTTCACATCTACTGATATATATGTTGATCTGGTTGAGTACCTGTCCTCAGGTTATGCACAAAGTGGTCATCTCTACAGTCTCAGACAGGTAGCTTTGTTTCCTGGGATGATTCTGGGAGGGATCTAAAGCCTGACTATATGCTCAGCCAAGACTGCCTGCAGTTGGAGTCAGTATCCAATAAGTTAGGTACACAGAAAAGTATGCCAGCTTTGCTACAGCACAGGAAACATACTCTAACTTTGTCCATGCACCTAGTCTAGCAGCCAGTAGCAGTGCTGATCATAGCACCTATATTCCAAACTTATGACAGCTTACACAAAACGATCAAAACTGCTGAGACAGATAAAGATCCATTAGACCAAGGAAACAAGACGCAGCAATGTTTGAAAGCAGACTCCCATATATAAGTGCATTATTAAACCACAAAGAGGCAGGTCAAGCTAACAAATTGTTTACCACTTCTAGTTTCCTACGTCTTTACCCATGCAATAAAAGATTCATGAATTTATCATTGTTTTGGTACATGCACTCTCTGCTGTGTGCACCACTCTTAAAAGCATACTATCCTGTCCAGTCCTCTGAGAATAATATATCTGGCTCCCATCATTACAGcatttcactgttttatttttttaattttagtaattttttttctatattggAAAAGTAGTCAAAAGATTTGCTTCAAACAGattttcattgttatttatTAATTCATTAAAGCAACTTGGGAACTGTCTTTGCTTCTGGACTCCAATAATTCAATCTCTTCTTGATGCTTCTTTTATGTAAAAGCATAAGATAATCCTTCTCTCATAGCAATATCTTCAGAATTAATGTGTGTGAAATCTGCAGGAGTGAAGGAAGAAGTGCTAAGGAGAGCAATCTATTTGAATAGTTGTTCCCATGGTAGGAAAAGAAGGCCTTGTATATGCTGTTGTGGTATACTTTTCAGTTGTATCCCGTAAGGATGCTGTAACACAGAAGGATATTCTATTTCTTCATTGGCTGCTTATCATCACGTATGGTGCTTAGGTTTCCAGAAGCCTTATCTGTGCAAGTCAAGCAGTAAAACTGGACAAGCAGATGGGAAGAGCAATATTTTGAATGCAATTGTACTCATTCACAGCTtagtaaaagcaaataaactcCTTTCAGTTCACACAGTCCTGAGGGTACTCACAAATCTCATACAAAATAGTCAAAGCCTACATCAATTTGGATCAAGTATCTATCAATTATCAGTCTGCAGCCCTCTGCAGGACTCTTGCTGCTATACAGAATGTATTGCCTGATGGAATGATTTCCTCCACTTTCAACAGTCCTTGATAAAGTCCCACCAAGCATTAGGAAGTTTTCCTTAGCATGCTTTCAATGCTGCTGAACTGTAGTCTTCTTGCAATATCTAAAGGAGTCTCCCCATcctgaaagaaacagatgaagTACATCAGACTATGATAAATATAAGTACAAAGAAGTTTCCTGAACTTGCCGTCCTTGGTGTTCTGCATGAATTTCACTGTCACTTCTTTGTTCTAAAGAAAAGTTTTCAGTATGTGCTGTGTCTAACAGAACTCTTACTGAAGTATAGGGTAGCATCCTTGCCTCTGCTCGAGTAGCAACAGCTGATCCACCATTCCCTGGGGATAATGTCCAAAGATATTGCAGAGTTAAGAGCTAACACAGTCAAGAGCAACACAGTCAAAACTTCATTTGTCTCAAATGAACAATACAGATACTCCTGGATATTTCTTGTGACAGTATTTGAGCTTCTTAAAGGACAGCAGAAGCTTGACTTAGCCCCTTTCAGAAGAATGGTGTCTAGTGCTACACAGAGCTCCTTGGAGGGCTCTTAACACTTCTCTGCATCCTGCATCTTAGGAACAACTGTAGCATAGCTCTGAGTTGAGCAGTTTTGCCAATCTAGTGAATGTGTAGACTGTTGCTGATGGTAGAAATCCAGTGTGAAGTATCCGGACTTAAAGTACCTGTTGCCAATAAAGGAAATTGGGCAAAAATTGCTTTAAACCCCACAGCAAACAAGTTTGCTGCCAAGAAGCTGTgcactacattttttttttttaattgctacaCACCATCTAAGGCTTACAACATATTGATTCACCCTCCTGATAAGGTTACCCAGTTATAAGCTTCACCTTCTTACCTGATTCTTTACAGAAATATCTGCATGAGCTTCAAGCAGGAGAGGAATGACTGCCTGATTTCTCATTTGACAAGCGTAGTGAAGGGCTGTGCTACCATACTGAAGGGAAACAGTAGGACACGGATTTTAGCTTTATTCCTTCTTTAACAGAAATTAGGTAAGTAGTGCTAGCAATATCCCCTTATATCTTATAATGTTCCCCCTAAAAATTGgatgaataaaatatataatctCATGTTCCAATGCACAACACAGTAAAGCACATTGTCATAAtagcaacaggaaaaaatccTCTTCTAGGATGCAGCTGCTAAAACAAGTCTGATACCTTTAGCAGGAAGCCAGTAACTCTTCACTTACTTCAAGGGATTTCATGATCTCTAGCTCAATAACTATTTCTTAATTTATATTCTTTGCTCAAACTTAAGTATTTTAGAATTTGATTGCTATTAAAATTGTAGTTTCTCCTTTTGTGCATTGGAGGAAAGGAGCTCCTTGCCACACCCGAGCAAAATAGTCAACACAAACACTACACGTGGCAGACCAATACACTCTaaagaccaaaaaaagaaacagggtCTAGTGCTAAGGCATGACCTTTGCCCAGAGGTCAACCTTAGCCTAATGGTGATAAACTCAGAAGCTATATCATCACATCACAGCAGTCAAGAAGCTGATAATCACTCACACTGGTCTAAGTAAAAGCATACATCTAACAATGTCATGCTAGATTTTagatgctgtgtttttcttagCTTCAGCAGTTGTTCCAAACAAGTTTGATCAAAAAACTACACTAAGCTGTCAGTGGAGAATTGTTTCTGAATACATTACATAAATATTGCTAAAGGGTCAAGTACAAAAACTAAATCTTCCTGTTATATCAGTTCAGTCTCTGATCCTACTCCGAAAGCCGTATTGCATAGCTAGAAGTCTGAAGTCTGCTTTTACTAATATAACATGCATACAAGCCACAACTACATCTATATAAATCCACTTACAGAGTCTGTAGCATTAACATCAGCTCCAGCCCAAAGCAACATCTTGACCaggttttcattctgtttcGTCTTTGAGATCTGTTTAGTGGCAGTGAAAATGTACACGGTGAGACATTTCAACTGCATACACTGTTAAGTAGATGTTGGTTAGATACTGTTTTCTCTGAATAAGAAGTGCCTGACTTCTGCAAATACCAGACTGATGCAGTGACATAACCCTGCCCCTTCACCAGCTACGCTCATAGTGAAAACTTTGCTTCTTCTGTTGCTCTCCATCAGTGTTTGCTGCAAAAAGAGCAGCCCATGTTCTGTGTAGTTTCATGGCCTGAAATATCTCCATAAGGAAGGTGATAGAGGAGAAGTAAATGTGTAGGGCCTTTTTTGCTTTCAACCAGACTCACCATGAGAAGATATCCAATAAGCAAAACTGGCATGAGGATTATGATGAGCACATAATCAAGGAAGGTAAACCGTTTTCTGACAGCATAATGCAGACAAGTGCGGAGTTtctaaacataaaataaaataactctGATTAGTATCAAAATCACTTCTCTGATTATATCTGTATAATATTGACAATACTAGATCCTTTCTGTATTtgacaaacatttttatttaggTTATCAACTAGAAGTAGTTCTCTGATTTTCAAGCAGAAACCATCACATGCAGTTTGTTTCCTTCAAGTGGGTGCACATTTGACTCATACAGACTCAGGGAAACTAGGCTCCACATGTAAGAACAATGGGAGATTCAAAGGATTTCATGAATATGGCTGCAGACTTGACTGTTGAGAGAAAGAAGGCAGAGTGGAAGTCTACCCTGACCCAGCAAGTTAAATCAGCAGGAAGAATCCCTGCCGCTCCTCACTTACAGAGGTTTTGTTACTGAAGTAGAGACATAGAAGAGCTGATGTCACCTACATGAAACAGGAAATTAGCAACACCCATAGCAGACTCCAGTGAGAAGAGTTTAACAATCTTTGAATATTGTATCTAccaaagaagaagagaagagctATTAACTTGGACATTAAAGAAGATGAGTGTCCTACAATTCATTAAACTGGAGTCTGACAAATCAGGTTATGGTGTTATGTCATGGCCCAAAATAAGCTCAGAAGCCTTTCTGTGTAATCATCTGCTTCCTATTCTCAGTTCTGAGCACCAGTCAAGCTCTTCACCCAAGAACTTAATTCCATCTGTGAaggtgaaagagaaaataatttaagaaaaccAGGCAAGGCTAAGAAATGGCTGCCAATGCAATAAGAACGATCTTTCTGcaaaaagaacatttcaaagGGACTTCAAGGTGAGACAGAGTCTTCTGGATCAAACAGAGCAGATAGAAGTAAACATTTCACTAGTCTCATACACatttgctgtgaaaaaaaacatgctggACACCAGAGGTGTAAAATAGCACGAGTGTGTAGGAACTTGCTAAACACTGACTTAGAGTTTGAGATGATACAACAGAATTGACAAGTTTAGATAATTTTTCCTAGCACTTTAGCACCCTTAATATCATTCCAGCTCCCACAAGAACAATTGTGAACAAGTGAAGCCAGAATATGCATTTTCCAGGCTCCTTTTCTTTGTAATCTATGGGAAACCTGCCACATAAACACACTTCCTTATCACCCTAGGGAAAATAACCACTCATGGCTGTTCTAGAAGGCAGGcagattttagaaaaatatggaTTAggggaagaacagacagaaggCTGCTCCCTTCAGCCCTCAGGTTCAGTTTCCTCAGGGATCCTTATGGGAGGAACGGACAGGCTGTCTTTCAGATCTTCCTTTTAACTATAGGGTGAAGATAAagacagatggaaaagaaaggcTACAGGAAGAACAGATATAAGCTGGAGGGCAGATGAATgcagagtgctgcaggcagAACTCACTGGGGACTGGGGATGACATGCAGCATTGACTAAATGGGAAACAAACAGAGAAACTGAGGATGGCAATGTTTGTTATATCTTGTGTGCATTGTCAagtcaggaaaataaatgaggaaataaatagaaacataAAGGTTTACTGAATTACAACGTCAGGATTAGACATGCCTGAGCTGCAAACAAAGCTAAGGTTTAACAGTACTGCCAGTGTTCTCAGACATGTACTCAAAAGAGCAGCCAGTGCAAAGGCTGAGTCTGTGACTACTTACCTTGTTTCTGAGGTTGACATCAGCATTCTTTTTAAGAAGATAGCTAGCAATTCTGTTGTTTCCTTGCTTGCATGCACAGATTAAGGGGGTATCTCCACCGAAGCTGTCCTGGATATTCAGGTAGTTGCTGTTTTTATCCAAAAGGAGCTGAACTTCATTGAAATCGTTATTATAAGCTGCCTGACAAATGGgctgaagagagaagagaatgtTTGTCAGCACACACCATTCACTAACATCTCCGTACAGTCCATCCTGACTGCTTGCACGTCCCAAGAGTCTGCCGCGCAGCCCCGACAGAGGGTTGCCATTCCAAGCGTCTTCCAGAAGATGGCGGTAAGAGATACACCTGCAGCTGTACGTAGCTGTCAGCCCTCAGTGTGAGAAGTCTGACATGGACCGCGTACAGAGCattaattttctgttcattttggaacagaaagcaagcaagctCTGACAAGCCCACACCTAGCCAAGCTTACAGCAAGCTTTCCCTTCAGATGGGCACTGCTTGAACAAGAGGCATAACTCCTGACTCATCAATTCACAGAGCAAAACCACATAGCTGGTGAAAGTTGAgccagaagtattttttttttaatagaaaaaagaaaggaaaaaaaaaaagaagaagaaaaaaacaccacatttCTTTTATTGGGCTTCAAAGTTAAACCTCGTACCTGAAGAATGTGGACATATATGGCCACAGCTCAGATCCTGCTTGGCTTTTGAAAACTGCTTGCTGCTCATGTCTTTGCTCAGTATGTTCAAGCACCTCTGACCGTATTTGCAATTCCTTCCCCCTTTAGCAGTAAGAAGTCAGAATAAGCACAGGTAGAGAGAAATAGGAGTACTATACACTTTCAGTCACCAGCAGGCAGAAAATAACAGCCTAACTTGTAACATTTGAAGTTCTTCAAtcgaaaaaaagaaaaaaggtttttttcttatttcctcttCAATATCAAGGTTCTTTGCCATTTTCCAATATAGTGTATTTCTTCAGTTACTACCTGCAGGTTTTCATTCTGATCCTCTCTGTATCACAGCCTAAACATGCTACAAGATCTATCTCTAAACTCTGAGTCCTCTCTACTCACCCTCTCCTGCTGTTACACTTTTTCCACATAAAAAAGATTCctcttatttacatttttacctCAAACATTTACCTACAGTACAAGCTTGCCTCCAATATCATTGCTGCTCTTTTGAACAACTGCACTAGATAAATGATTTCCCAGTGTAGAGAAAGTACTTTCATGCTTGCCAGACCTTGTGTcacttctggttttgttttcattatatcAGACAAGAATTTACAAAGAACACATGCAACAGTGTAAACTTGTGTCATCTGTCCATATTCTTTTAATCCATTCCTATGACATTTGCTACacattctttcagaaacaaaccaATTTTAATGATTTAGAGGAGAAATCCCTCTTTTAAATTGCCTACTGGCATAAGAACCTTGAATATCTGTGCCATTTAATTAATCTGTTTGGCTAACAACCTCATTCTCAGTCATGTCTGTGTCTAGGACTACACCTTCACATCCACAGAAAAGAAGCTCCAGTGCACTCTGTCAGTAGTGAACAGTAGACTGTTACTCTTGCTTTTAAATACAGCTCTGTTCCTTTAAAGATGCAGGAGATTTGCTGCTTGGCTGAACACTGGCTTAAATCCCAGCCATTTACTACACAACCTTACTCCTTTCTACTCTGATTCTTGCTATGCCAGTAGCTAACGTCATCAGATGACATGCTGTAGTGTTTTCTTTCCACACTGCTTCACAGAGTTTTATTGCTCAGCCACTGACAGAAGTATTTTTGACTGATATTTTCATTGACCCAAAGAATCTTTTTCTAAACCTCACAGTACTGTTGAATCCAGTTCTAGAACCATGAATAGTGATGAAGAAATTATTACACTCTAACAGAGTACATTACTTGGAACTGCAGTCATCCACAGACAGGCATGCAAGAGCCACACACGCTCTCTTTTATCTTCTGAAATTGGCAGTTCTAACAAAACATCTCATGTGCAGATAATTTAAGGAAGCAATTCCCAACCAGCTAATATATGTGTAATTTAAGTACTTAAAGTAACCTTTAAATGATTACCTTTTCAGTGAAGCGGGGTGTCTTTTTTAGAATTGACTCTTTCACAAATTAATGCATTCCATtcattgaaacaaacaaaaacaaacaaaaaaaaagaaacactgcacacaaaacaaacaggtTTTGTGGGTTTCTCTTAAGGCCCATTATTATTCTGCAGGTTTGCATCCTAGAAAATGTCTAttttaatcaaagaaaatgtattaaagGTGAAAAGGCCATAGCTCTGACATACAATATACATCCAAAATTGACAAACAGGATTTGAGGTCTGGAGGAGCAAAGATACAAGCAGGATATTTAACAAAGGAAACCAAACAACTATGAGCACATTGTTTTGATCACAGTAGTATTCAGGACATCACAATAGTATCTTCTTCTATGGAGAAGtacctgggtgttctggtgaACAACaaggttggccatgagccagcagtgtaccccTGTGAGCCAAGAAGGCCTATGGTATCCTGCAGCATATTAAAAAGAGAGATCCAACAGGGTGAAGGAGGTGATTCCCCCCATCTACTAGGACCTAGTGAGGCtacatctgaagtactgtgccCATTTCTGGGCTTGCCAGTTCAAAATAGGCAGGGATCTCCTCAAAGAAGTCTAGtggagggctgcaaagatgttaaagggcctggagcatctctctcatgaggaaaggctgaataaCATGggtctgttcagtctggggaaatgATGACTGAGGGGGACATCTGATTTATAAATGCCTAAAAAGaagtgggaggcaaatggatgagtgGACTCTCACCTACACATCACCTACCAGCAGCCTGACCACCCCCACAGGACTCTGAACAGACCTACTCCTGCTTGTCAGTGGAGCACAGGAGATGTAGCATTACCCCCAGCATTACCCCATGAGCTCTGAAAAAAATGGCTGTGAAGAGTGGGAAGCAAGAACTTGAACTTGAGCTTAGGTATAGAGAAAGTGAGTGCCTCTTCCAATGCAGCAAAGCCCTTCACTTCTTCCCTCACACTCCTGCAGAACCACACAACATGCAGACATGCTGCACACCATGAACCTAACAGCGTGACGCTGCACAAAACACATGCTAATAGGGACACACATTAGGCAACAATTTTCATGGTTAAAATCACTCAATGCAAGATCACAAGATATGAAGTGAAAGTAAAAGAACATTAGCTGACAGATGGAAGGGTAACACCTCTACAGAACTGTTTTTGGTATCAGTTATAGGCCATGTGGCTGGACTGAGTGAACCTGGTAGTTTACACAGATCCAGATGAATTGCACACTAAATTTTCCTACTTGCTTTCAGTGACTCCTTGCTTAGATTTGCTAAAGTAGTAATAAAAAACCAGCTAGCAGTTCAGCAAGTTCTGCCAAACATGATAAAAGTTTGTTAaaatgagggtggtgaggcattggaacagattgcccagagaggtagtgggTGTCCCATCACTGGAGACAtccaaagtcaggctggatggggctttgaacaagctgtaggtgtccctacTTGCTGTAGAGGAGTTGGACTGAATGTCttttaagggtctcttccaagTCAAATGATTCTGAGATACTATGATAAAGTTTCAAGGcacaatacaaagaaaaaagcattcagCCACTAGGGAGTAGGCTAAAGGTAAATCTGGGACAAGAATTTCAAGTGGAAATTGCCTTCTCTTTTGAGAACTGCAAGGGACAGCCAAAGTTATATCAAACGTTTTCAACTGTTTAGACAAAAAGGAATATTTCATGTTATAAAGATATTCTGAATCAATCCACAGCCTTTTCCTGTGTGCTAAAAGTCATGCAAAGGCCTTCTACAAACTAAATGGGAAAATATAAACCATATTTGGGATGCTAGGGAATATACTAGTATCTCTTCCATACTTCTCAGCAAATAAATCTTGCACTTTATTTGCACTTCCGTAGATTTCTATCAGTGTAAATAAACTATCTTACCAAGAAAACTACATCTCACTAAAAACACTTTAAGACAAGAAACCAATGCATAATATATGATTAACtagaaaggacagaaaacatGGAGAGCCTTTGAACATTCCCTAAGCACCATTTTAATTCTACTAGATGACTGTTTCTTGTACAATACTATCTCTGAGTAGCCAAACTGGAGAGAGACAAAAAAGAATGTGATGCAGTCTACTCATTCCATTAGTGTGTGAATGCACAGATTCAAGGTCCCTataatactgaaagaaaagatactTTCATTGAATagccttttaaaattaaaagagtGTCTTTCAGGATGAAAATGTGACCTTTTAAAGGAACAGATATACAATGCTATACccagaaaaagaagcagcagtgctACACATTGTATTCACAAtcaaaaaagaactgaaatctTTATTTGTTCCCTAGGGTGCAAATGgaaaatttataaaataatgaatatgcTTACATAGCATTTATGTTGAAATCCAAGGTTGTGCTGACTTATTTACAGTCTGGGGAAAAATTCATAAGATctaaaaaatttcttttaagtcACATTTCTAAACCGAAGCTTCTCTAGATAATGTTTCCTTGGGCACCAGCTTTATTATCTGTATTCAACATAAGTTAAGGAGTCCACTTGGAGTTCTTAGTTATTCATACACAATGTTCAGAATCACTCTGATCTCAATACAGTACAACAAAAAACGTTGAGCAAACATGAATTTTGTCTACAAAGCCACAATAATTATACTGGTTGTTGTGCTTATTTTGCTCCTACTAATGGTACTTTTTTCAATTTGTAATAGCTGAAGAACAgtattccaaaggaaaaaaattgccatATTTTTAAGCCCATGTACGTGACGACATGAAGGAAACAAAGTAAAACCAACATATATCCATAGCTTCAATAGCTTCAGTTACTGTGCAGAAAATGACCACGTACCTCTGAATAGAATATCCCCATACCTATTCTTCTCTGCTTGAGTTCTTTCTTGTTCACCAGCCCAACACGTTAACCTCGTTTGAAATGCTCTTGAACTTGTTTGAATCTGGTTAACATTTAACTTAAAACACAGGAATCACTCTTCAGCTACATTTGCCTTCTGTGCTTTCTACTTGGTGATATGAAACAATTGTCTTCAGAAACCCAACCCAGCAAGGTAAACGTGGGAACAGCAGCTTACAGGAGACTGAAAGAACAAGTTGCAACAGAGAgaaacatttccctttgtcaTCTTTGCAATAACAGCCTCTGGTTaccaaaaaaggaaagcagtaaaataggctggggaggggatgggtggtaggggaggaaggagagaagaaagaagaaaaataagctaGTGAACAAAGGGGGCAGAGGGGGAAAACGAGTAACTAAGAACAATATGTAGCTTGCCACTCAAGCTACTTTGGGTTTACATATCCCAAACTAACTTCAAGAAAACCTCAGAGGTATACTAAGATTCCACACCTTATTAAAGAGATTTCCTGGTGTAATTAGTTTCAGTCTCTTATTAACTAGACCAGCCCATTTCATCATCTGCTAACTCACCTCTTCCTAGCCTTGTCCAAACATTGAACATGACTCACAGTAGCCTCCTTTTGTAGTTTCACACTGATGAACAACTAAATACCACAACTGCTCTTACACCCTCCCCCATCaaaggaaaggggagaaaatatGGTGGAAAAAGGCTCAAGGGCTGAGGCAAGGAAGACCACTCGCCATCATGGGCAAAACAGATTCAACAGAGGGAGATTAGTATAATTTATTGCCTACTACAAACAGACCAGAGAAGTGAGAAACTAAGATAAGCCCAAAACACCTTCCTCACCCTGCACTGTCCCTCACTACCAAAACTTACTTCTAAAATTCCCATTCCATTTGAGTTTTCAAAGTTCTGAGGGTAAGATGACTGTATTTCTGTAGTACACTCAGCCAGCCTTTCTGAGGAAGatatgtgtattttaaatatctatAAACATTCCaaaatctctcttctccttttaaTTTGTACTCATTAAGTCTCCTCTCTTTCAAGCATATTAAAANNNNNNNNNNNNNNNNNNNNNNNNNNNNNNNNNNNNNNNNNNNNNNNNNNNNNNNNNNNNNNNNNNNNNNNNNNNNNNNNNNNNNNNNNNNNNNNNNNNNAAAAAATACATGTGCATGCAACTGCCCATTTTGAGTTCAAGTCCTGCGTCCAATTTCcaggaaaacatttgaaaacttGCTACCACacaattttcacatttcttcttcagaaaagttgGGAGACAAATACAAAGGCTGGTTTGAAATCAgcacctcctattttattttgttggcgCACAACAACACACAGCAGTAAGACAcagccttcccaccaatattccatgttgttgctgtgcgacagatggcagcagaggggcagaataataaaatggtgtctgacgtggaagtgcatatgaacCAAAGGTGTGTCcctgaattcctccacgtggaaaaaaaggcactcactgacattcatgaATACTTGCTGAGTTTTTATGGAGAttgaacagtggatgtgagcacagcgaggtgGGGGGTGGCGCATTTCATTAGTGgtaacagtgatgtgaaagacaaatcATGTTCCAGACAGCTTGCAGAGCTGTCTCACCATGAAATCAAGAGCTTCTCGATCAGCTCATCTGCACAAATGTCTCTGGATTACAGCCCGTGTAGTGCGTACAGAGCGGGTATTGtcttcagtgcattggaaatgGTGGCAGCAACActggaatatcacaaagtttgcTCGAGGTAGGTCCCAGGAATGCttacacaaaaagaaagaactctATATGCAAGTTTGACAGGATCTATCTCACCAATGAGGCAAAAGGTGGCGGTTTCCTGGATGGTACCATTACTAGTGGCAAGACATGGCGTTACCTTTATGAGCtggagtcaaaacagcagtccatggagtggcaCCATGTGAATTCCCCATGGAAgaagttcaagatgcagccttCAGTGGGTAAAACAAcatgcactgtcttttgggatggGAAAGGGCACATCCTTCTGGATTCCCTGGAACCAATCAAATAACCAACCCTGACTGATACACTAcaatgctgactaagctgaatGGTTGAACTTCCCATGCGTGACCAGAGGAGAACACAGCCTTTCTTGCAACATAAGAACACCAGGTCCCACACCAGCCTGAAGATCATGGAACACACTGCCAATCCTGGCTGGACTGTCAAACCACACCCACCATGTATTCCAGATTGGCACTTCTTGACTACTAAACTTTTAGGCAGATGAAAGATAGTCTGCGTGGGCTACGTTTTCCTAGCAACAGTGTTGTCACAGGAGATGTGATACAGTGGGTCACACCTCTACTGGTGTAGATTTTTACAAGcctggcatgcaggctcttgctcattactggtgaaaatgcatatttaataGTGAtgattgtgttgaaaaataatgttttgttgcTCAAATAGTTATtatactctttgtatctgttatagtttaaatggaaataaatcagagacattacttttggagcaacctacatagaACTGCTTACATTCAATCTTTCCCTAGTTAAAGTAGAATAGTTTCATGGACTAGCATTAGTTTGCTAACACAAGTTCTAAGCCTTTCAATGGCTGTTTACCATAAGAAAATTAGGTTGGATTGTAACTGAATCTTATTCTACATGTACCTGTGATAAATCTCACTACAATTCTCCCAATATATTGATCTTTCAGCATGGTGCAGAGACACAGAAGAGTAACATCTCAGAAGTGAAAGGTCCTTGCCAGTATTTCATTATGTCCAAACCTTAAGGAATAGGCATTCTCCCAAATAAACGCCACCTACTAGCTAAGTGGTTGGAATTTATAAACTA
This portion of the Meleagris gallopavo isolate NT-WF06-2002-E0010 breed Aviagen turkey brand Nicholas breeding stock chromosome 8, Turkey_5.1, whole genome shotgun sequence genome encodes:
- the ANKRD22 gene encoding ankyrin repeat domain-containing protein 22, with protein sequence MGIFYSEPICQAAYNNDFNEVQLLLDKNSNYLNIQDSFGGDTPLICACKQGNNRIASYLLKKNADVNLRNKKLRTCLHYAVRKRFTFLDYVLIIILMPVLLIGYLLMISKTKQNENLVKMLLWAGADVNATDSYGSTALHYACQMRNQAVIPLLLEAHADISVKNQDGETPLDIARRLQFSSIESMLRKTS